Proteins from a genomic interval of Debaryomyces hansenii CBS767 chromosome E complete sequence:
- a CDS encoding DEHA2E10516p (similar to ca|CA1609|CaTES11 Candida albicans CaTES11 Thiosterase (by homology)): protein MSAKIEDFEEAFRVIKIDENNYVGAHPLRLPMSIARGVYGGHICAQALVVGMESAPGYVPDSFHLYFIGAGSNKIPMSYKVTKVLHGDAYASRLIEVVQYGQIKSNCMVTLRKKGVLAQSSKSSRDKNLDNPSEVPHVHTKDEDPNKLHIVHHTDYIRNAYSDEFLDHELVPHEKDQDPSDRWITVYSGIEQRKSFKDPLFNYVGIADLSDSALLTTLARVMHFPWNPTEKYAPEEFDSNRDARTLLKVSFNILHIFHYNAMSLDHHIYFHSDDYTKAFDVCQDWLTFTYQVKRLSNHRSLVRGHLYNNEGRCVATVVQEGLAYLFSDVANHLKL from the coding sequence ATGTCCGCTAAGATAGAGGATTTTGAAGAAGCGTTTCGGGTTataaaaattgatgaaaataactATGTGGGTGCACATCCGTTGAGGTTACCCATGAGCATTGCAAGAGGTGTTTACGGAGGACATATATGTGCACAAGCTTTAGTAGTTGGCATGGAGTCAGCTCCGGGATATGTTCCTGATTCCTTTCATTTATACTTCATTGGGGCAGGGAGTAATAAAATACCTATGTCGTATAAAGTGACGAAAGTGCTCCATGGAGATGCATATGCCAGTCGATTAATTGAAGTAGTGCAATATGGGcaaattaaatcaaattgCATGGTTACTTTACGAAAGAAAGGTGTTTTGGCGCAGTCTAGTAAGTCCAGTAGAGACAAAAATCTCGACAACCCATCTGAAGTTCCCCATGTTCACACGAAGGATGAAGACCCCAACAAATTGCATATTGTCCACCACACCGATTATATTAGGAATGCATATTCAGATGAATTCTTGGACCATGAATTAGTGCCCCATGAGAAGGACCAGGACCCGTCCGACCGTTGGATCACTGTTTACAGCGGAATTGAGCAACGAAAATCTTTTAAAGACCCCCTTTTCAATTATGTCGGTATAGCAGACTTATCAGACTCTGCTCTCTTAACAACCCTCGCCAGAGTAATGCACTTCCCATGGAACCCCACCGAAAAATATGCTCCGGAAGAGTTTGATAGTAATAGAGATGCACGTACCCTACTCAAAGTGTCCTTCAACATCCTACACATATTCCACTACAATGCAATGTCTTTAGATCaccatatttattttcactCGGACGATTACACGAAAGCATTCGATGTATGTCAAGATTGGTTGACCTTCACTTACCAAGTAAAACGGTTATCCAATCACCGTTCGCTAGTGAGGGGTCATTTATACAACAACGAAGGTAGGTGCGTCGCTACTGTGGTTCAAGAAGGTTTAGCCTACCTTTTTTCGGATGTTGCCAATCACCTTAAACTATAG
- a CDS encoding DEHA2E10538p (similar to ca|CA1608|CaTES12 Candida albicans CaTES12 Thiosterase (by homology)) has translation MSDVSINNSITVQQSRLEKAFELRKLSDVKYEGVKPLAKPSLNSRGVYGGNLCGQALLVAMETCEAGFTPHSLHSYFIKAGDDTMPCQYEVEKLNDGKNFANRLIRVSQKGQMKYIVMISLTKKNSRANTAKEYAKDPKKQSPFEFQAPVASNFYKYKHEDLPVTYNDHTKTLQHKIPPDFVDHKLNPDESKKSAAERDLSFWLRIDDASKDPKYKYAGFGIVSDSLYLTSLSRVLHLPISGNGIGSSGGKGDHFFSVSLDHSIYFHDDSFDPSKWVFFNFSTPRFSNNRVLLQGGYYDENGKLFASIVQEGLVFFHSGSEHKAKL, from the coding sequence ATGTCTGATGTCCtgattaataattctatcaCTGTCCAGCAGTCAAGACTCGAGAAAGCATTCGAATTGCGTAAATTGTCAGATGTCAAATATGAAGGTGTCAAACCATTAGCCAAACCTTCGTTGAATTCCCGTGGTGTTTATGGAGGAAACTTATGTGGCCAGGCATTGCTCGTTGCAATGGAAACGTGTGAAGCTGGGTTTACACCACATTCGCTCCATTCATACTTCATTAAAGCCGGAGATGATACCATGCCATGTCAATATGAGGTAGAAAAGTTAAATGACGGTAAGAACTTCGCCAACAGACTTATCAGAGTATCCCAGAAAGGTCAGATGAAATATATTGTGATGATTTCACTcaccaagaagaattcgCGAGCCAACACCGCCAAAGAGTATGCCAAGGACCCTAAGAAGCAATCACCATTTGAATTTCAGGCCCCAGTAGCCTCGAATTTCTACAAATACAAGCATGAAGATTTACCAGTCACCTACAACGATCATACAAAAACATTACAGCACAAAATTCCTCCAGATTTTGTGGATCACAAGTTAAACCCTGATGAATCGAAAAAATCAGCCGCTGAGAGGGACTTATCGTTTTGGCTTAGAATCGATGATGCTTCCAAAGACCCAAAATACAAGTACGCGGGCTTTGGTATAGTATCAGACTCTCTCTATTTGACTTCCTTGTCAAGAGTATTGCATTTGCCTATTCTGGGTAATGGAATCGGTAGCAGTGGTGGTAAAGGTGATCATTTTTTCTCGGTTTCCTTGGACCACTCAATCTACTTCCACGACGACTCCTTCGACCCTTCCAAATGGgtttttttcaatttttctacTCCAAGATTTAGTAATAACAGGGTTTTATTACAGGGGGGCTATTACGACGAAAATGGTAAATTATTTGCCAGTATTGTCCAAGAGGGCTTGGTGTTTTTCCATAGTGGCTCTGAACATAAAGCTAAATTATAG
- a CDS encoding DEHA2E10560p (weakly similar to ca|CA1608|CaTES12 Candida albicans CaTES12 Thiosterase (by homology)) encodes MVKWNTHINIVYVLRFKYGVIIVHFIVIFTPYITPEVTMSIAEVYDNVTVCKIEEKFSLQKITDTVLEGNYPLEPFQAGARGTYGGEFVAQGILAAWETVEDPDFSPHSFHSYFLKAGSHESVMRWEVTKTMQGRNYCNRLVHCYQKHNNQLCFILTASFTRNNSIHQRKLDYATNPDNKIPFEFQRSPQYFFDKYYDKLDEMPYYEHTNGNLQHIIPPEFRTGMPSDFLSQETGMRDIGFFLRVNDDVNLAKDKLKAKLVSMAFASDSLYLSLLVCSLGIPLTIDVFEFFRVSLDHTVYYHDIDFDPTKWLFLDYRFSRMSNDRVLCQCQVFNEKGNMVVSIIQEAIALIPKKFIEKAVGGSYKL; translated from the coding sequence ATGGTTAAATGGAACACTCATATAAATATCGTTTATGTCCTCCGATTCAAATATGGGGTGATTATTGTGCATTTTATAGTTATATTCACCCCATATATAACACCCGAAGTAACCATGAGTATTGCAGAAGTTTACGACAATGTTACGGTGTGCAAAATAGAAGAGAAGTTCTCTTTACAGAAAATTACAGATACGGTTTTGGAAGGTAATTATCCATTAGAACCATTTCAAGCAGGAGCTAGAGGTACCTATGGCGGTGAGTTTGTTGCGCAGGGAATCTTAGCGGCTTGGGAAACTGTTGAAGACCCAGATTTCAGTCCACACTCGTTTCACtcatatttcttgaaggCTGGGAGCCACGAATCTGTAATGAGATGGGAAGTAACAAAGACTATGCAAGGTAGAAACTACTGCAACAGATTAGTGCATTGTTACCAAAAGCATAACAACCAACTTTGTTTCATATTAACTGCATCTTTTAcaagaaataattcaattcacCAAAGAAAGCTCGATTATGCGACCAACCCTGATAACAAAATACCGTTTGAGTTTCAAAGATCTCctcaatatttctttgacAAGTACTACGATAAGTTGGACGAGATGCCTTATTATGAGCATACGAACGGTAATTTACAGCATATAATCCCCCCAGAATTCCGTACCGGAATGCCTTCCGATTTTCTTTCCCAAGAAACGGGGATGAGAGACATAGGATTTTTCCTTCGAGTCAACGATGACGTCAACTTAGCTAAGGATAAATTGAAAGCCAAGTTGGTCAGCATGGCTTTTGCGTCTGATAGTCTCTATCTCTCGCTTTTAGTGTGCTCATTAGGAATACCTTTGACCATCGACgtctttgaattttttagaGTCAGTTTGGATCATACAGTCTACTATCATGATATCGATTTTGATCCTACAAAGTGGCTCTTTTTAGATTATAGATTTTCGAGAATGAGTAACGACCGAGTCTTGTGTCAATGTCAAGTATTCAACGAAAAGGGTAACATGGTGGTTagtattattcaagaagctATAGCATTAATACCCAAAAAGTTCATTGAAAAGGCTGTAGGTGGCtcatataaattataa
- a CDS encoding DEHA2E10582p (similar to ca|CA1608|CaTES12 Candida albicans CaTES12 Thiosterase (by homology)) has protein sequence MEDVEYNLGVKQISKTRFQGNAPLTKPHPSSRGVYGGNLAGQALLVAIRSSPEGFTPHALHSFFVKACSPDTVVDYEVEVVSQGNNFCNRSVKAIQDGEIKYIANISLTRRNSNKDSTEKYLKYKKKVEEHGEDEDETPVQKPFGFGTPYPKWLKDSPAESLKLDVRGKNRLIYHKIPPQMNQLDITKNEDKIAPSERKLSFYVKWGNDGEVEIKDPAFHYVGLGVLSDSFFLTRLARVLRIPGLEYSNTVHYFSLSLDHIMYFHDTDFDVTEWMGFSFKNVKFSNNRALLEGEMYNEKGVHVATIIQEGLVHFNGIERDAKL, from the coding sequence atGGAAGACGTAGAATACAACTTAGGAGTTAAGCAAATTTCCAAAACCAGATTTCAAGGTAACGCTCCATTAACGAAACCTCACCCATCTTCGCGTGGAGTATACGGTGGAAACCTTGCTGGGCAAGCATTACTAGTGGCAATTAGATCTTCGCCAGAAGGCTTTACTCCACATGCACTTCATTCATTCTTTGTCAAGGCGTGTTCGCCAGACACAGTAGTTGATTATGAAGTCGAAGTTGTAAGTCAAGgtaataatttttgtaaCAGGCTGGTGAAAGCTATCCAAGACGGAGAGATTAAGTATATTGCCAATATTTCGTTAACGAGAaggaattcaaataaagattcgactgaaaaatatttgaagtaTAAGAAAAAGGTAGAAGAACATGGGGAAGACGAAGATGAGACTCCTGTTCAGAAGCCATTTGGCTTTGGTACGCCTTATCCAAAGTGGTTAAAGGATTCACCAGCCGAAAGTTTGAAGCTAGATGTTAGAGGCAAAAACAGACTAATTTATCACAAAATCCCCCCACAAATGAATCAACTAGACATAACCAAAAATGAAGACAAGATTGCACCAAGCGAAAGAAAGCTATCATTCTATGTTAAATGGGGCAATGATGGTGAAGTTGAGATCAAGGATCCTGCGTTCCATTACGTTGGTTTGGGAGTTTTATCTGattccttcttcttgacGAGATTGGCTAGAGTATTGCGAATTCCGGGCCTTGAGTATTCTAATACCGTTCACTATTTTTCCCTTTCCTTAGACCATATAATGTATTTCCATGATACTGATTTTGATGTTACCGAATGGATGGGATTCAGTTTCAAAAATGtcaaattttccaataatagaGCTTTATTAGAAGGCGAAATGTATAATGAGAAAGGGGTTCATGTTGCCACAATTATTCAGGAAGGTTTGGTACACTTCAACGGCATAGAGAGAGACGCCAAGTTGTGa
- a CDS encoding DEHA2E10604p (weakly similar to uniprot|P20795 Saccharomyces cerevisiae YLR396C VPS33 vacuolar sorting protein essential for vacuolar morphogenesis and function) — MAIDSNMLDQRLKSLNKQAIDNLIDILHGVYTTKNLLILDQRLSTLINFLTPFSKLKEIAKIDKTIWIGDNVEQDILQSFDGFIFIFNESHDNLQALLKTIKQIGKKKIHIIVKQLTKSFIYETNKALNGNVTFEKICDINTGKEVIKFTSMIRLYNWEINPIVIDEEARVLSIEAPYGGLDSYFNQPLLQLYELSNSFITLLENSFKASDMSFLKLKNIYGKGDHANLLINIINNERIPEYLSLKLSSLEQEFYLTKARGNTDLIVVERNLDFISVILNQLNYQGLIDDLFGIDIDNVKVGENRYKLNDELYNELKHLNFASIGVKLNKLAIFIQNEFSTRDNLQSLGEMKKLVSNLGNLTSKQDLIKKHTFLSESILNYIRNGDIENKPTRSSKKYNEYEKFLNFENELFDIDYKTHISYLRDFLSENFNYKIVLSTIILISTVNDGIKERDFDWVYNEILDNFGMEIIFVIDNLVDNKVVKINDNNDLLGGALTYLTNQDKSDDNDKENKVNTKLGISGGSNTYKSNYTLINKFWNLHPLVEETTGTKSGLLIDEYPNPSFTLPSSTVPLLSRIIESLYVRDFLQYKPVNNTSKRPNWDKLGLDTMFQGKTTDINIDDTSDDRNTDSNAGQGEQYVVVIFVGGVTRGEISCLRYLEQRLQTIGIIKRFIILTSGIVNSDKLLDVFKR; from the coding sequence ATGGCCATTGATCTGAATATGTTGGATCAGCGGCTAAAGCTGTTGAACAAGCAGGCAATTGATAACTTGATTGATATATTGCATGGAGTTTATACAactaaaaatttattgattttagaCCAACGCTTATCAACACTTATAAACTTTTTAACCCCATTCCTGAAATTAAAGGAAATAGCAAAAATAGATAAAACAATATGGATTGGAGACAACGTAGAGCAGGATATTCTACAGTCATTCGATGggtttattttcattttcaatgaGTCTCATGATAATCTTCAGGCCTTATTAAAGACAATCAAGCAAATtggaaagaaaaagataCATATTATTGTCAAACAATTAACGAAGTCTTTCATTTACGAAACCAATAAAGCTCTTAATGGTAATGTTACATTTGAGAAGATATGTGATATTAATACTGGTAAAGAAGTCATTAAATTTACATCAATGATTAGATTGTATAATTGGGAAATAAATCCAATAGTTATTGACGAGGAGGCGCGAGTGTTATCAATTGAAGCACCCTATGGAGGACTCGACTCTTACTTTAACCAACCATTACTACAATTATATGAATTGtctaattcatttataactttattggaaaattcGTTTAAAGCTTCTGATATGTCATtcttgaagttgaagaatatttatggTAAGGGCGATCATGCGAACTTATTGATTaacataattaataatgaaagaattcCTGAATATTTGAGCTTGAAGCTTTCTTCTTTAGAACAGGAATTTTATTTGACTAAGGCCAGAGGGAATACAGACTTAATAGTTGTCGAGAGGAATTTAGATTTTATTTCAGTCATACTAAACCAGTTGAATTACCAAGGCTTAATCgatgatttatttggtattgatattgacaaCGTTAAAGTTGGAGAGAACAGATacaaattaaatgatgaattgtATAATGAGTTAAAGCATTTGAACTTCGCCTCAATTGGtgttaaattaaataagttAGCAATATTTATTCAGAATGAATTCAGTACTAGAGACAATCTCCAAAGCTTAGGtgaaatgaaaaaattggtaaGCAATTTGGGAAACCTTACTTCGAAGCAGGACTTGATCAAGAAGCATACCTTTTTATCGGAgtcaatattgaattacATTAGAAATggtgatattgaaaataaaccGACCAGATCTAGTAAGAAGTATAacgaatatgaaaaattcctAAACTTCGAGAATGAGTTATTTGACATTGATTATAAAACACATATAAGTTATTTGCGAGACTTCCTTTCAGAGAATTTCAACTATAAAATTGTCTTATCAactataatattaatatcaacAGTAAATGATGGTATTAAAGAAAGGGATTTTGATTGGGtgtataatgaaattttagaCAACTTTGGTATGGAAATTATCTTTGTTATCGACAATTTAGTTGATAATAAAGTTGtgaaaattaatgataataatgacttGCTTGGCGGAGCTCTAACATACTTAACCAATCAAGATAAAagtgatgataatgataaagaaaataaggTCAATACTAAACTAGGTATCTCCGGTGGAAGTAATACGTACAAAAGTAATTACACATTGATAAAcaaattttggaatttaCACCCTCTAGTTGAAGAAACAACAGGAACAAAATCTGGATTGTTGATAGATGAGTATCCTAATCCATCGTTTACCTTGCCATCAAGCACTGTACCATTGCTTTCAAGAATAATTGAATCACTATATGTACGGgactttcttcaatataaaCCTGTGAATAATACTAGCAAAAGACCGAATTGGGATAAACTCGGGTTAGATACAATGTTCCAAGGAAAAACAACTGACATTAACATTGATGATACTCTGGATGATAGAAATACCGATTCGAACGCCGGTCAGGGTGAACAGTATGTAGTGGTCATATTCGTTGGAGGTGTTACAAGAGGAGAAATCAGCTGCCTAAGATATTTAGAACAACGATTGCAGACGATCGGTATCATCAAACGCTTCATTATCCTCACCAGTGGTATAGTGAACAGTGATAAATTGCTTGATGTTTTCAAGAGATAG
- a CDS encoding DEHA2E10626p (similar to uniprot|P07255 Saccharomyces cerevisiae YDL067C COX9 Subunit VIIa of cytochrome c oxidase which is the terminal member of the mitochondrial inner membrane electron transport chain) — protein MAIAPITGTLKRKIITDISIGFACGFALATGYWYIEHKPLIVKREAYYAKLKAQQEAEDSA, from the coding sequence ATGGCTATTGCTCCAATTACAGGTACATTAAAGAGAAAAATCATTACTGATATTAGCATTGGTTTCGCATGTGGCTTTGCTTTAGCTACTGGATACTGGTATATCGAACACAAGCCATTGATTGTCAAGAGAGAAGCATACTACGCTAAATTGAAGGCGCAACAAGAAGCTGAAGATTCAGCTTAG
- a CDS encoding DEHA2E10648p (weakly similar to uniprot|P04039 Saccharomyces cerevisiae YLR395C COX8 Subunit VIII of cytochrome c oxidase which is the terminal member of the mitochondrial inner membrane electron transport chain), with the protein MLARSKLITQKVSTRNFQTSARSFNDIFGSPKSGVYSNIPFKVKNRKIPISFWFWGITGSLFAFPFVSTYWHLKKAGSFME; encoded by the coding sequence ATGTTAGCTAGATCAAAGTTGATTACTCAAAAGGTTTCCACCAGAAACTTCCAAACTTCAGCCAGAAGCTTCAACGACATTTTTGGAAGTCCAAAATCCGGTGTTTACTCAAACATTCCTTTCAAGGTCAAGAACAGAAAGATTCCTATTAGTTTTTGGTTCTGGGGTATCACAGGTAGTTTATTTGCATTCCCATTCGTTAGTACTTACTGGCATTTAAAGAAGGCTGGTTCATTCATGgaataa
- a CDS encoding DEHA2E10670p (some similarities with uniprot|P39081 Saccharomyces cerevisiae YDR228C PCF11 mRNA 3' end processing factor essential component of cleavage and polyadenylation factor IA (CF IA) involved in pre-mRNA 3' end processing and in transcription termination) — MDIDEPFNPDYYQHLLSSLTLNSRTLITELTTIAEKSTDQASEIVDIIEERIKKCLPQYKLFTVYLLDSICKNIGNPYNLLFGSRLYKIFTETYLVVTDTPTRQNLINLFKTWSNGRTNSGLELFPAKVIQKIEQFIIRATSISQTNQPSLPLKLTPDMLLREGNCLLQYIIVLNGELEKFPQTNEKVKEFLDANNRIRNNVISVINNVSDSILSNSKQEFENNVTSYHTDLQGARKVMDDQSFQQKQFLGSNTFKEDTSQIKIEIDLTPNLKFFHFNTPISEDPDLLEYVNDWGKPIVERISQIPKPEVARPVKAPFNNLQEEPKSSSSTPEPLTNSLGLNLGSVNFMDSFLGSPKNEISKSPINEINENPVDSYDPEHSIVDEDWIHPPTSHPNLKRKNSIDKPVIKKVRFDI; from the coding sequence ATGGACATAGACGAACCTTTCAATCCTGACTATTACCAACACTTACTATCGTCATTGACATTGAATTCCCGAACGTTGATTACTGAACTAACAACCATTGCAGAAAAGAGTACAGACCAGGCATCggaaattgttgatattatagaagaaagaattaaaaaatgtTTGCCACAGTATAAGCTTTTTACGGTTTATTTACTAGATTCTATTTGTAAGAATATAGGGAATCcatacaatttattatttggatcGAGGCtctataaaattttcactGAAACTTACTTGGTTGTGACGGATACACCCACAAGACAAAACTTAATTAATCTCTTCAAGACGTGGAGCAATGGTAGGACCAATTCTGGGTTGGAGTTATTCCCTGCAAAAGTTATACAAAAGATCGAGCAGTTTATAATACGAGCCACCTCGATTAGTCAAACAAATCAGCCGAGTCTTCCATTGAAACTAACTCCTGATATGCTATTGAGAGAAGGCAACTGCTTATTGCAGTACATCATTGTACTAAACGGcgaattggaaaaatttcCCCAGACAAATGAAAAGGTAAAGGAGTTCCTTGATGCTAATAATAGGATTCGAAATAATGTTATCTCGGTAATCAATAATGTTAGCGACAGTATTCTAAGCAATTCGAAGCAAGAGTTCGAAAACAACGTTACGTCCTATCACACCGATCTACAGGGGGCAAGGAAGGTGATGGATGATCAAAGTTTCCAGCAGAAGCAATTTTTGGGTCTGAATACGTTTAAGGAAGATACCAGTCAAATTAAGATTGAAATCGACCTAACCCCcaatttgaagtttttcCACTTCAATACGCCTATATCTGAAGATCCAGATCTATTAGAGTACGTGAATGATTGGGGCAAACCAATAGTAGAGCGCATATCACAGATTCCGAAACCCGAAGTGGCACGTCCAGTGAAAGCCCCGTTCAACAACCTACAAGAAGAACCCAAATCATCCTCTTCCACACCCGAACCATTGACTAACTCCTTGGGATTGAATCTAGGGTCAGTAAACTTTATGGACTCGTTCCTAGGATCCCCCAAGAACGAAATCTCCAAATCCCCCATCAACGAGATCAACGAGAACCCCGTCGACTCGTACGACCCAGAACACAGCATTGTCGATGAAGATTGGATCCATCCGCCTACATCTCATCcgaatttgaaaagaaagaacTCAATTGATAAACCTGTAATTAAAAAAGTAAGATTTGATATTTAG
- a CDS encoding DEHA2E10692p (highly similar to uniprot|P21954 Saccharomyces cerevisiae YDL066W IDP1 Mitochondrial NADP-specific isocitrate dehydrogenase catalyzes the oxidation of isocitrate to alpha-ketoglutarate) — MFRNGVMRNPAMSGYSKYSMRSFSSSLINLDKIKVKNPIVELDGDEMTRIIWQRIKDKLINPYLDVDLKYYDLGIESRDKTDDQITIDAANAIKEYGVGVKCATITPDESRVEEFNLKKMWLSPNGTIRNILGGTVFREAIIIPRIPRLVPGWKEPIVIGRHAHGDQYKATDLVINEPGKLEMTFTPENGGAPETRTVYDYKGPGVGLAMYNTDESIIGFAHSSFKMALTKKLPLYLSTKNTILKKYDGRFKDIFHEIYESTYKKEFETNNIWYEHRLIDDMVAQMIKSKGGFVMALKNYDGDVQSDIVAQGFGSLGLMTSVLMTPDGKTFESEAAHGTVTRHFRQHQQGKETSTNSIASIFAWTRGIAQRGRLDDTPDVVKFAEIVEKATFDTVQEDGIMTKDLALALGRTDRESYVTTTEFLDAVSDKLQKQVQV; from the coding sequence ATGTTCAGAAATGGAGTCATGAGAAACCCAGCTATGTCTGGGTACAGCAAATATTCAATGCGTTCATTTTCGTCGAGTTTAATCAACTTGGACAAAATTAAAGTGAAAAATCCGATTGTCGAATTAGATGGTGATGAAATGACCAGAATCATCTGGCAAAGAATCAAGGACAAATTAATTAACCCATACTTGGATGttgatttgaaatattacgATTTAGGTATTGAAAGTAGAGATAAAACAGACGATCAGATCACCATTGATGCGGCCAACGCCATTAAGGAATACGGGGTTGGTGTCAAGTGTGCTACGATCACACCTGATGAATCCagagttgaagaatttaacttgaagaagatgtGGTTGTCGCCAAATGGTACcattagaaatattttagGAGGTACCGTTTTCAGGGAAGCCATTATTATTCCTAGAATTCCAAGATTGGTACCAGGATGGAAGGAACCTATTGTCATTGGTAGACATGCACATGGTGACCAATATAAGGCTACTGACTTGGTCATTAACGAACCGGGTAAATTGGAAATGACTTTTACCCCAGAAAACGGTGGAGCTCCAGAAACTAGAACTGTGTACGATTACAAGGGACCTGGTGTCGGTTTAGCTATGTATAATACCGATGAGTCCATCATTGGTTTTGCCCATTCTTCCTTCAAGATGGCATTAACTAAGAAATTACCATTATACTTGTCAACCAAAAACactattttgaagaaatacgATGGAAGATTCAAAGACATTTTCCATGAAATTTATGAATCCACCtacaaaaaagaatttgaaaccAATAACATCTGGTACGAACATAgattaattgatgatatgGTTGCACAAATGATTAAATCTAAGGGTGGTTTTGTCATGGCCTTGAAGAACTATGATGGTGATGTGCAATCTGATATTGTTGCCCAAGGATTTGGTTCATTGGGTTTAATGACTTCTGTTTTGATGACCCCAGATGGTAAGACCTTCGAAAGTGAAGCTGCACACGGTACTGTCACAAGACATTTCAGACAACATCAACAAGGTAAGGAAACTTCAACCAACTCGATTGCCTCCATTTTTGCCTGGACTAGAGGTATTGCTCAAAGAGGTAGATTAGATGACACCCCAGATGTCGTAAAATTCGCCGAAATTGTGGAAAAGGCTACCTTTGATACTGTTCAAGAAGATGGTATTATGACTAAGGATTTGGCTTTAGCTCTTGGCAGAACCGATAGAGAATCCTACGTAACCACAACTGAATTTTTGGATGCAGTTTCTGACAAGTTACAGAAACAAGTCCAAGTTTAG